The following proteins are encoded in a genomic region of Pyxicephalus adspersus chromosome 9, UCB_Pads_2.0, whole genome shotgun sequence:
- the LOC140338585 gene encoding 5-hydroxytryptamine receptor 3A-like isoform X2 — MITYIWFNMAWENEFISWDPADYCGIEQILISDSNFWLPDLYVYEMTESDNNIPVIPYFTVTHKGKIINAKPLRIVSSCNLNIFKFPFDEQTCSLTFGPYIHSVADLIMLAKTNSSQVDKNSKDIFVSKGDWTLVSITVENGNFTSEGVGYSEVQYQITIKRAPVVYIINLIIPACFMVILDVSSMFIELRTGERLGFKITVVLGFSVLLLILNDMLPNSDNPPVLGIFCCVCLAVMVISIIGSIFTSYMLMLSETQPTVPHWIKTWIMRHLARILLFNMKSHKQKLMVNDTEKGTTYEKKPEPSKAIEMKKRDVQKETNVPLEVKLLKRLLVEVLKIHQELIHSKNQNDAKSDWHFAAVVVDRLVLIVYLIIVIIMFAVVINVWAT, encoded by the exons ATGATCACATACATCTGGTTCAATATG GCTTGGGAAAATGAGTTTATATCTTGGGACCCAGCTGACTATTGTGGAATTGAGCAGATTTTGATTTCTGACAGTAATTTTTGGTTACCTGACCTCTACGTTTATGAAAt GACAGAATCTGACAATAATATTCCTGTAATTCCATACTTTACTGTTACACATAAAGGAAAAATTATTAATGCTAAACCATTACGGATCGTTAGTTCCTGCAATCTAAACATCTTCAAGTTCCCCTTTGATGAACAAACCTGCAGTTTGACCTTTGGGCCCTACATTCActcag TTGCTGACCTTATCATGTTAGCCAAAACCAATTCCAGCCAAGTTGACAAAAACTCAAAGGATATCTTCGTCAGTAAAGGAGACTGGACCTTGGTGAGCATCACTGTGGAAAATGGAAATTTTACAAGTGAAGGTGTAGGTTACAGTGAAGTTCAATACCAG ATCACCATTAAACGAGCTCCAgttgtttatataataaatttaattatccCAGCATGCTTTATGGTAATCTTGGATGTTTCCAGTATGTTCATTGAGTTGAGGACTGGAGAGAGGCTCGGCTTTAAAATAACAGTGGTTTTGGGATTCTCTGTGCTTCTGCTGATCCTTAATGACATGCTACCCAATTCTGACAACCCACCGGTATTAG GTATCTTCTGCTGTGTGTGTCTGGCTGTCATGGTTATCAGTATAATCGGTTCCATTTTTACCTCCTATATGTTAATGTTGTCTGAAACTCAACCAACTGTCCCTCACTGGATCAAAACCTGGATTATGAGACATCTTGCCCGCATTCTTCTCTTTAATATGAAATCCCATAAACAAAAGCTGATGGTCAATGACACAGAAAAAG GGACAACCTATGAGAAGAAACCTGAACCAAGCAAGGCTATAGAGATGAAGAAGCGGGatgtacaaaaagaaacaaacgTCCCCTTAGAGGTGAAACTGCTGAAAAGGCTTCTGGTAGAAGTTCTCAAGATCCACCAAGAACTAATTCACTCCAAGAACCAGAATGATGCAAAGTCCGACTGGCATTTTGCAGCAGTTGTGGTGGACCGGCTTGTCTTAATAGTCtatttaattattgttataataatgtttGCTGTGGTCATAAATGTCTGGGCTACGTAA
- the LOC140338585 gene encoding 5-hydroxytryptamine receptor 3A-like isoform X1, protein MGAFPGHCKNNSGHAVSNHCQITTYSCVCQCCACHCSNSSCSFIDVVQTFKNIPGSDVRPVKNWSTPSIVYIDLSLYTVVSLDTALQTMITYIWFNMAWENEFISWDPADYCGIEQILISDSNFWLPDLYVYEMTESDNNIPVIPYFTVTHKGKIINAKPLRIVSSCNLNIFKFPFDEQTCSLTFGPYIHSVADLIMLAKTNSSQVDKNSKDIFVSKGDWTLVSITVENGNFTSEGVGYSEVQYQITIKRAPVVYIINLIIPACFMVILDVSSMFIELRTGERLGFKITVVLGFSVLLLILNDMLPNSDNPPVLGIFCCVCLAVMVISIIGSIFTSYMLMLSETQPTVPHWIKTWIMRHLARILLFNMKSHKQKLMVNDTEKGTTYEKKPEPSKAIEMKKRDVQKETNVPLEVKLLKRLLVEVLKIHQELIHSKNQNDAKSDWHFAAVVVDRLVLIVYLIIVIIMFAVVINVWAT, encoded by the exons ATGGGTGCGTTTCCTGGGCATTGCAAGAATAATAGCGGGCATGCGGTTTCCAATCATTGTCAGATTACTACTTACAGTTGTGTTTGCCAGTGTT GTGCATGTCACTGCAGCAACTCATCGTGCAGTTTTATTGATGTGGTGCagacttttaaaaatattccagGTTCTGATGTGAGGCCAGTGAAGAACTGGTCAACTCCAAGTATTGTCTACATTGACTTGTCTCTGTATACTGTTGTCAGCTTG GACACAGCCTTACAAACAATGATCACATACATCTGGTTCAATATG GCTTGGGAAAATGAGTTTATATCTTGGGACCCAGCTGACTATTGTGGAATTGAGCAGATTTTGATTTCTGACAGTAATTTTTGGTTACCTGACCTCTACGTTTATGAAAt GACAGAATCTGACAATAATATTCCTGTAATTCCATACTTTACTGTTACACATAAAGGAAAAATTATTAATGCTAAACCATTACGGATCGTTAGTTCCTGCAATCTAAACATCTTCAAGTTCCCCTTTGATGAACAAACCTGCAGTTTGACCTTTGGGCCCTACATTCActcag TTGCTGACCTTATCATGTTAGCCAAAACCAATTCCAGCCAAGTTGACAAAAACTCAAAGGATATCTTCGTCAGTAAAGGAGACTGGACCTTGGTGAGCATCACTGTGGAAAATGGAAATTTTACAAGTGAAGGTGTAGGTTACAGTGAAGTTCAATACCAG ATCACCATTAAACGAGCTCCAgttgtttatataataaatttaattatccCAGCATGCTTTATGGTAATCTTGGATGTTTCCAGTATGTTCATTGAGTTGAGGACTGGAGAGAGGCTCGGCTTTAAAATAACAGTGGTTTTGGGATTCTCTGTGCTTCTGCTGATCCTTAATGACATGCTACCCAATTCTGACAACCCACCGGTATTAG GTATCTTCTGCTGTGTGTGTCTGGCTGTCATGGTTATCAGTATAATCGGTTCCATTTTTACCTCCTATATGTTAATGTTGTCTGAAACTCAACCAACTGTCCCTCACTGGATCAAAACCTGGATTATGAGACATCTTGCCCGCATTCTTCTCTTTAATATGAAATCCCATAAACAAAAGCTGATGGTCAATGACACAGAAAAAG GGACAACCTATGAGAAGAAACCTGAACCAAGCAAGGCTATAGAGATGAAGAAGCGGGatgtacaaaaagaaacaaacgTCCCCTTAGAGGTGAAACTGCTGAAAAGGCTTCTGGTAGAAGTTCTCAAGATCCACCAAGAACTAATTCACTCCAAGAACCAGAATGATGCAAAGTCCGACTGGCATTTTGCAGCAGTTGTGGTGGACCGGCTTGTCTTAATAGTCtatttaattattgttataataatgtttGCTGTGGTCATAAATGTCTGGGCTACGTAA